The Silene latifolia isolate original U9 population chromosome Y, ASM4854445v1, whole genome shotgun sequence sequence gtttttttttaatttagttgaagttgagaggaaattttttagagagagaaagggcTGGATGAGTGGAAGGGTAGTTAttgtcttttttatgaaaaacgtgtcgatatttactaaaacgtgtCGATATAAATCAGTCCTCATAGGCGTATCGCGCCATACAACAACTAGTagaagtaaaacaaagcaagGAAAGAATAACACAATTGCAATTGCGCAaaccaaaattcaaaaaaaatggaGAAATTCCCAGTAATTAATTTAACCCCATACCTAGAATGGCAGAAATGTGGCAATGCAGCTGAATCTGTTATTCACCAATTATGCGGCGAGGTAAGCCGAACACTGAAGGAGACAGGGGCGTTATTAATAAGGGATCCTCGCTGCACAGTCGAAGATAACGACACTTTTCTAGATATGATGGAGAAATACTTCGAGCAGCCATTGGAATTTAAACGAATGCATGAACGACCCGAATTGCATTATCAGGTTGGAGTGACTCCTGAAGGAGTGGAAGTTCCTCGTAGTTTGGTGGATGCGGAGATGCAGGAGAAATTGGAGGGTATGGGTGAGGAGAGTAGGCCAATTATGCCTAAGGGTGCGGATCCTAAGTGGAGGTATATGTGGAGGATTGGGGGTCGGCCAGTGAGTACCAAGTTTGTCGAGTTGAATGCTGAGCCTGTTGTTCCGAAAGGGTTTGATGGGTGGAAGGAGAGGATGGATTCTTGGGGGTGTAAGATGGTTAATGCCATTGAGGTTGTTGCTGAAATGGCTGCTGTTGGGTTTGGTTTACCTAAGGATGCGTTCACTGAATTGATGCACCAGGTTTGTTGCATTAAAACTTAGATGATAGGATGAGA is a genomic window containing:
- the LOC141634269 gene encoding uncharacterized protein LOC141634269, whose product is MEKFPVINLTPYLEWQKCGNAAESVIHQLCGEVSRTLKETGALLIRDPRCTVEDNDTFLDMMEKYFEQPLEFKRMHERPELHYQVGVTPEGVEVPRSLVDAEMQEKLEGMGEESRPIMPKGADPKWRYMWRIGGRPVSTKFVELNAEPVVPKGFDGWKERMDSWGCKMVNAIEVVAEMAAVGFGLPKDAFTELMHQGPHLLAPTGSDLARHGQKGVVFAGYHYDLNFLTIHGRSRFPGLNIWLRNGEKVEVKVPVGCLLIQTGKQIEWLTAGECIAGMHEVVVTDRTLEAIKLASEQGRSLWRVSSTLFAHIASDAVLKPLGPFADSPLASMYPPMCAGKFVEKELAVINLKGNGGRPSAPS